In Mangrovivirga cuniculi, the following proteins share a genomic window:
- a CDS encoding UvrD-helicase domain-containing protein — protein MDEFLTIYKASAGSGKTFTLTFNYLKLLLRSPDPYQYRRILAITFTNKATQEMKTRIVKSLHELATGKDTVFRSMLADQLGLDHEEITKRSKISLSNILHDYSHFSVSTIDAFVQRVIRSFSRELGHKGNYGIELDVNRVMETLVRRQISKTGKDKFLTSWINDLIKDRIADSKSIRITSMLRELGQELFSEQYVLLTQDIPEKINEDTFSKVKDKLLGIIGLFENTMHKIGESAEEACINNGFELADFSYGKGGGAYFLKKIQLPVNFPDDYEIKKRPLEAIENHEILLKKTELKNDVKVSVARDIISPALNKAISHIQNNYPVYVTAKLILKSLHAFGLINRLEEALSDYRDEEEVMMISDASQLLNEIVTKTHAPFIYEKIGTQYDHFLIDEFQDTSTLQWQNLEPLISDSIASGRENLLVGDVKQSIYRFRGGNWKLMHSHLYRVFGDMAETVTLGNNFRSKKEIIDYNNALFPELSNLLATNLNDQVSEYTSSEEILNEVKSISSIYQDVTQKWSDKPEKEGGYVQFRFFEGNRDKYGNKKSDDDDLNFEEKVFENLPSLLEKVQDRGYDLSEMAFLVRRKSEGTKIADYLRSFANSEKAKPGYSYRAASSEAFKLSESASLNLFFYLMKWLLYEKDTFSLYKAVYNWKERLNKEDTGLIYDKVTRENLTKDLIGKLPDEFIDGYGSWYHKDLYSVYQNFKKIFNIENYPGEFAYLSAFEDELLNFIQRRYSLSGLGALQAICEWWDDKGSEVKIDSSGSTGAANILTVHKSKGLEFKVVIMPFMKGDFHTSSGFIKNYLWLEGKPEMPEELPYYPLEISSRMKESLYADNYALEDTLSFIDTYNMIYVAMTRAEDAMIIFSEYSDPKNGPIKRIEELFTAFFEGKSDGLPGKYDSDLMIYEQGKWPEVKTEFRKSKSTTLKPLPVSEWNNKLNIRQSRDLIFEKNEEKLEKINLGITAHNFLARLQDLDDLDKQLLEFSRETGVNDDQKQRVKEMVENALSDIQVRSWFESGRRVISERALLLPDGTQVRPDKLLFDDERNEVEIVDFKTGEEKKKDENQVKEYARFLNQAGYNVSKVAICYIGDSVKIKEVK, from the coding sequence ATGGATGAATTTTTAACTATTTATAAAGCATCGGCCGGGTCAGGAAAGACTTTTACATTAACTTTTAATTACCTCAAGTTACTTTTAAGAAGCCCGGATCCTTACCAGTATCGCAGAATTCTGGCTATTACCTTTACAAATAAGGCTACCCAGGAAATGAAAACCAGGATTGTTAAATCCTTGCATGAACTAGCTACCGGAAAAGATACCGTTTTCAGGTCTATGCTGGCAGATCAATTAGGTCTTGATCATGAAGAAATCACCAAAAGATCCAAAATATCACTTTCAAATATTCTACATGATTACAGTCACTTTTCTGTTTCAACGATCGATGCGTTTGTACAAAGAGTGATCAGAAGTTTTAGCAGAGAGTTGGGCCATAAGGGTAATTATGGTATCGAACTGGATGTTAACCGTGTTATGGAAACGCTGGTTAGAAGGCAGATCAGCAAAACCGGTAAAGATAAATTCCTGACCTCATGGATCAATGACCTGATTAAAGATAGAATAGCAGACTCTAAGAGTATTCGAATTACCAGCATGCTCAGGGAATTAGGACAGGAATTATTTTCAGAACAATATGTTCTGCTTACCCAGGACATTCCTGAAAAAATTAATGAGGATACATTTTCGAAAGTAAAGGATAAGCTATTAGGAATTATAGGCTTATTTGAAAATACAATGCATAAAATTGGTGAATCAGCTGAAGAAGCATGCATCAATAATGGGTTTGAACTTGCAGACTTTAGTTATGGAAAAGGAGGAGGAGCTTATTTTTTAAAGAAAATTCAATTGCCTGTTAATTTTCCGGACGATTATGAAATAAAAAAAAGACCACTGGAAGCAATTGAAAATCATGAAATTCTACTTAAGAAAACTGAACTGAAAAATGATGTCAAGGTTTCTGTTGCCAGAGATATAATTTCTCCGGCCTTAAATAAGGCCATAAGTCATATCCAAAATAATTATCCGGTTTACGTAACGGCTAAACTTATCCTTAAATCTCTTCATGCTTTTGGTTTGATTAACCGTCTGGAAGAAGCTCTATCCGATTATCGTGATGAGGAGGAGGTGATGATGATCTCAGATGCCTCACAACTACTTAATGAGATAGTTACCAAAACTCATGCTCCATTTATTTATGAAAAAATAGGTACTCAATACGATCACTTTCTGATCGATGAGTTTCAGGATACTTCCACTTTGCAATGGCAAAACCTGGAACCGCTAATTTCTGATAGTATTGCCTCAGGCAGAGAAAATTTACTCGTTGGTGATGTTAAGCAATCCATTTATCGCTTTAGGGGAGGTAACTGGAAACTCATGCATTCACATCTTTACCGGGTATTTGGAGATATGGCAGAGACAGTTACTCTGGGGAATAATTTCAGAAGTAAAAAAGAGATAATCGATTATAATAATGCACTGTTTCCTGAATTAAGTAACCTCTTAGCCACCAATCTAAATGACCAGGTGAGTGAATATACATCTTCTGAAGAGATACTAAATGAAGTAAAGTCAATAAGTAGCATTTACCAGGACGTTACTCAGAAATGGTCGGATAAGCCTGAAAAGGAAGGTGGATACGTTCAATTTAGGTTTTTTGAAGGAAATAGAGATAAATATGGAAACAAAAAATCAGATGATGATGATTTAAATTTCGAAGAAAAGGTCTTTGAAAACCTTCCTTCTCTACTTGAAAAAGTTCAGGATCGGGGTTATGATCTATCAGAAATGGCGTTCCTGGTTAGACGTAAATCTGAAGGAACAAAAATAGCTGATTACCTGAGAAGTTTTGCCAATTCCGAAAAGGCCAAACCCGGATATTCTTACAGAGCTGCTTCCTCAGAAGCTTTTAAGTTATCAGAGAGTGCTTCACTAAATCTATTCTTTTATCTGATGAAATGGCTTCTTTATGAGAAAGATACCTTTTCTCTTTACAAGGCTGTTTATAATTGGAAGGAAAGATTAAATAAAGAGGATACCGGACTTATTTATGATAAAGTAACCAGGGAAAACCTGACAAAGGATCTAATCGGGAAACTCCCGGATGAGTTTATTGATGGTTACGGATCCTGGTACCATAAAGACCTTTATTCTGTTTATCAGAACTTTAAAAAGATCTTTAATATCGAAAATTATCCTGGTGAATTTGCTTATCTGTCAGCCTTTGAAGATGAATTATTAAATTTTATTCAAAGAAGATATAGCCTTTCAGGTCTTGGCGCACTGCAAGCTATTTGTGAATGGTGGGATGATAAAGGTAGTGAGGTGAAAATTGATAGTTCCGGATCAACAGGAGCTGCAAATATACTAACGGTGCATAAATCAAAAGGACTGGAATTTAAAGTCGTGATAATGCCATTCATGAAAGGAGACTTTCATACCAGCTCAGGTTTTATTAAGAATTATCTATGGCTGGAAGGAAAACCGGAAATGCCTGAAGAACTGCCATATTACCCTTTAGAGATATCCTCCCGGATGAAAGAGTCTCTATATGCAGATAATTATGCTCTTGAAGATACTTTGTCTTTCATAGATACTTATAATATGATTTATGTTGCGATGACAAGAGCTGAAGATGCCATGATAATATTCAGCGAGTATTCAGATCCAAAAAATGGGCCCATTAAAAGAATTGAGGAGCTCTTCACTGCGTTTTTTGAAGGTAAATCCGATGGCCTGCCTGGGAAATACGATTCTGATCTTATGATTTATGAGCAAGGCAAATGGCCGGAAGTAAAAACTGAATTTAGAAAAAGTAAATCCACTACACTCAAACCTTTACCTGTTTCTGAATGGAATAACAAACTGAATATCAGACAAAGCAGGGACTTGATATTTGAAAAGAATGAAGAGAAACTGGAAAAGATTAATCTTGGAATAACCGCCCATAATTTTTTAGCCAGACTTCAGGATTTAGATGATTTGGATAAGCAATTACTTGAATTTAGCAGGGAAACTGGAGTAAACGATGATCAGAAGCAGAGGGTAAAAGAAATGGTGGAAAATGCACTTTCTGACATCCAGGTTAGATCCTGGTTTGAATCAGGTAGAAGAGTGATTTCAGAGAGGGCTCTGTTATTACCTGATGGTACTCAGGTAAGACCAGATAAATTACTTTTTGATGATGAGAGAAATGAAGTTGAAATCGTTGATTTTAAGACTGGTGAAGAGAAGAAGAAAGATGAGAACCAGGTGAAAGAATATGCCCGTTTCTTAAATCAGGCTGGTTATAATGTCAGCAAAGTTGCTATATGCTACATCGGTGATAGCGTTAAAATTAAAGAAGTGAAATGA